Genomic DNA from Solanum dulcamara chromosome 4, daSolDulc1.2, whole genome shotgun sequence:
TACCCAACGTCCACCACTGTCTTAAAATCGAATTTCTGATAAACGCCACTCCATGTGAACGACTTGTTGTTAATGTGTCTAGGACCAACAAATGTGATGTTTTTGTCTTGCAAAAACGAGGCTAGAAAACTTGGGACTTGATATTTATCATTCAATGATAAAATACGATTGTATTGAATGATTAGGCAACGTTTTTTCACGTAGAAGAGCAATAAATCACCAGAATTAACAACGTCAATTCCAACAATTGGATTTGGATCAGACTTCAAATCGTGCCTTAGTTCCGAGATACCATGGCTCATAGTGGCTTCGCGATCAGCAACTCTAGTGATGACATTTTCACCACCAATTTTCACATTGTAAATGCTCATTTGGAGGAGCCAAGGAAGGGGTAATCTCTCAGACATTTTCCCTCATCACATTGTAAATCCATCACATTGTATTGCATTATATATAGGCAAGGGTAAATTAACTTGgatatgtatatacatatatat
This window encodes:
- the LOC129884819 gene encoding uncharacterized protein LOC129884819, giving the protein MSERLPLPWLLQMSIYNVKIGGENVITRVADREATMSHGISELRHDLKSDPNPIVGIDVVNSGDLLLFYVKKRCLIIQYNRILSLNDKYQVPSFLASFLQDKNITFVGPRHINNKSFTWSGVYQKFDFKTVVDVGYLAAQIRKKPRLLTSTLEELMLEVDVEIMRPIIGNGSLRHKWESSAVLSEEEVKVAMYEVYSCYQIATKIIEAMQIGATTRG